Proteins encoded within one genomic window of Edaphobacter lichenicola:
- a CDS encoding Gfo/Idh/MocA family oxidoreductase — protein sequence MGAGAFGRNHLRVLRELQRAGQAVELVAVVDRDSAAVAAAAEKFGVPGFRTIEACLGAVGRLDAASVCVPTVHHASAAAPLLAAGVDLLIEKPLAASLADADLILELARRHGRIVQVGHLERFNPAVTAAREHLHKPMFFEAHRLSIFTPRSLDVDVVLDLMIHDLDIVLSLVASPVREVRAVGLPVLSRKVDIANVRVEFENGCIANFTASRVSTERVRKLRFFQPHQYLSLDFARQDLLMIDVTAAAGMDPAMLAALAEKAQQAGAQLGGHPSAGLSLKKVTVELGEPLRLEIEAFLRAVRERTRAVVSGEDGRAALALALEINEAIAVHAERAGLRDFM from the coding sequence ATGGGGGCGGGAGCCTTTGGGCGGAATCATCTGCGGGTGCTACGCGAGTTGCAACGGGCGGGGCAGGCGGTGGAGCTGGTGGCCGTGGTGGATCGTGATTCGGCGGCTGTGGCTGCGGCTGCGGAGAAGTTCGGTGTGCCGGGCTTTCGGACGATCGAGGCTTGCCTGGGTGCGGTTGGACGGCTTGATGCTGCCTCGGTGTGTGTGCCGACGGTGCATCATGCGAGCGCCGCTGCTCCGCTGTTGGCGGCTGGGGTGGATCTGCTGATCGAGAAGCCGCTGGCGGCTAGTTTGGCTGATGCGGATTTGATTTTGGAGTTGGCGCGCAGGCATGGCCGCATTGTGCAGGTGGGGCATCTGGAGCGGTTCAATCCGGCGGTGACGGCGGCGCGGGAGCATCTGCATAAGCCGATGTTCTTTGAGGCGCATCGGCTGAGCATCTTTACGCCGCGTTCGCTGGATGTGGATGTAGTGCTGGACCTGATGATTCATGATCTGGATATTGTGCTGAGCCTGGTGGCTTCGCCGGTGCGCGAGGTGCGGGCGGTGGGGCTGCCGGTGCTGTCGCGCAAGGTGGATATCGCGAATGTTCGGGTGGAGTTCGAGAACGGGTGCATTGCGAACTTTACGGCTAGCCGGGTGAGTACGGAGCGGGTGAGGAAGCTGCGATTCTTTCAGCCGCATCAATATCTCTCGCTGGATTTTGCGCGGCAGGATCTGTTGATGATCGATGTGACGGCGGCGGCGGGGATGGATCCGGCGATGCTGGCTGCTTTGGCGGAGAAGGCGCAACAGGCTGGGGCGCAGTTGGGGGGACATCCTTCGGCGGGACTCTCGCTGAAGAAGGTGACGGTGGAGCTTGGGGAGCCGCTGCGGCTGGAGATTGAGGCGTTTCTGCGGGCTGTTCGTGAGCGGACGAGGGCGGTGGTTTCGGGCGAGGATGGGCGGGCTGCGCTGGCGCTGGCGCTTGAGATCAATGAGGCGATTGCGGTGCATGCGGAGAGGGCGGGGCTGAGGGATTTTATGTAA
- a CDS encoding alpha/beta fold hydrolase, giving the protein MKSKIHDQIHDQIHDQIHDQIHDEIHDEINDDDLNNFEAEGVALPPLEGSIDHGHVEHEGARIWYATYGSGSPVILLHGGLGHSGNWGHQVPALLEAGHRVILIDSRGHGRSTRDTRPYTYELMASDVLAIMDTLHVKQASLIGWSDGACIALIVAAQAPTRVAGAFFFGCNMDPTGLKQINQHNPLLSRCLSRHLQDYAQLSATPDHFHQFAEAVGIMMKSQPNYSAHDLSQISVPVLIVQAEHDEFIRNEHAEYLAHNIPDAKLVVLKGVSHFAPLQRPQQFNQALLAFLSEHQPQT; this is encoded by the coding sequence ATGAAGTCAAAGATCCATGACCAGATCCATGACCAGATCCATGACCAGATCCATGACCAGATCCATGACGAGATCCATGACGAGATTAATGACGACGACCTGAACAACTTCGAAGCCGAAGGCGTCGCACTCCCGCCGCTCGAAGGCAGCATCGACCACGGCCACGTCGAACACGAAGGAGCCCGCATCTGGTACGCGACCTACGGCTCCGGCTCGCCCGTCATCCTGCTCCACGGCGGCCTCGGCCACAGCGGCAACTGGGGCCATCAGGTCCCCGCGCTCCTCGAAGCCGGCCACCGCGTCATCCTCATCGACAGCCGCGGCCACGGACGCAGCACACGCGACACCCGCCCCTACACCTACGAGCTCATGGCCTCCGACGTCCTCGCAATCATGGACACCCTGCACGTCAAACAAGCGTCCCTCATCGGCTGGAGCGACGGCGCCTGCATCGCTCTCATCGTCGCCGCGCAGGCCCCTACCCGCGTCGCAGGCGCATTCTTCTTCGGCTGCAACATGGACCCCACCGGCCTGAAACAAATCAACCAACACAACCCCCTGCTCTCCCGTTGCCTCTCCCGCCACTTGCAGGACTACGCCCAGCTCTCCGCCACACCCGACCACTTCCACCAGTTCGCCGAGGCCGTCGGCATCATGATGAAGTCCCAACCCAACTACTCCGCGCACGATCTATCCCAGATCAGCGTGCCAGTCCTGATAGTTCAAGCCGAGCACGATGAGTTCATCCGCAACGAACACGCCGAATATCTCGCGCACAACATCCCGGACGCAAAGCTCGTCGTCCTCAAAGGGGTAAGCCACTTCGCCCCGCTCCAGCGCCCTCAGCAGTTCAACCAAGCCCTGCTCGCCTTCCTCAGCGAACACCAACCCCAAACCTAG
- the alr gene encoding alanine racemase — protein MKSWVEVSERRLAGNYGLLREAAGRKTAVLAVVKANAYGHGAAVCAPVLARAGAEWLGVTDVAEGAAVREALTGAGISRERQPGVLVMSGLLREDAGDVIRYGLTPVVWLREQMEWLVEAAVQSGGGPVAVHVEIDTGMARQGVAPEAELEGLLAWVTGQTALRVDGVMTHFASSEVAGSSQTALQRRRFEEAMGAVAAAGLRPAWVHAGNSSTVDNQGSEGNLAWLRGLAGGVGARSMVRAGIALYGYCLPIEGEGLSAVRQELQPVMTWKTRVIGVREVQAGERVGYNGIFVVERAMRLALLPVGYADGLRRELSASNARPGGWAMVRGQRAAIVGRVSMNLTIVDVSGIAGIALGDEVVVLGDGVTAEDHARLAGTIAYEIVCGVQAAYRCGIAG, from the coding sequence GTGAAGAGCTGGGTGGAGGTTTCGGAGCGGCGGCTGGCGGGGAACTACGGGCTGCTGCGGGAGGCGGCTGGTAGGAAGACCGCGGTGCTGGCGGTGGTGAAGGCCAATGCGTATGGGCATGGGGCGGCGGTGTGTGCTCCGGTGCTGGCGAGGGCGGGGGCGGAGTGGCTGGGGGTGACCGATGTGGCGGAGGGTGCGGCGGTGCGGGAGGCTCTGACGGGGGCCGGGATTTCGCGCGAGAGGCAGCCGGGAGTTCTGGTGATGTCGGGGTTGCTGCGCGAGGATGCGGGGGATGTGATTCGGTATGGATTGACGCCGGTGGTTTGGCTGAGGGAGCAGATGGAGTGGCTGGTGGAGGCTGCGGTGCAGAGTGGCGGCGGGCCGGTGGCGGTGCATGTGGAGATCGATACGGGGATGGCCCGGCAGGGAGTTGCGCCGGAGGCGGAGCTGGAGGGGTTGCTGGCTTGGGTGACGGGGCAGACGGCGTTGCGGGTGGATGGGGTGATGACGCACTTTGCTTCGTCGGAGGTGGCGGGGTCGTCTCAGACGGCGTTGCAGCGGAGGCGGTTCGAGGAGGCGATGGGCGCGGTTGCGGCGGCGGGGCTGCGGCCGGCGTGGGTTCATGCAGGGAACTCTTCGACGGTAGATAACCAGGGTTCGGAGGGGAACCTGGCGTGGTTGCGTGGGCTGGCGGGTGGGGTCGGGGCGCGATCGATGGTGCGGGCCGGGATTGCGCTTTATGGGTATTGTCTGCCGATTGAGGGTGAGGGGTTGAGTGCGGTGCGGCAGGAGTTGCAGCCGGTGATGACGTGGAAGACGCGAGTGATTGGGGTGCGCGAGGTGCAGGCTGGGGAGAGGGTTGGGTACAACGGGATCTTTGTGGTGGAGCGGGCGATGCGGCTGGCGCTGCTGCCGGTTGGATATGCGGATGGACTGCGGCGGGAGCTTTCGGCTTCGAATGCGCGGCCGGGTGGGTGGGCGATGGTACGGGGGCAGAGGGCGGCGATTGTGGGGCGGGTGTCGATGAATTTGACGATTGTGGATGTGAGCGGGATTGCGGGGATTGCGCTGGGGGATGAGGTGGTGGTGCTGGGCGATGGCGTGACGGCGGAGGATCATGCGAGGCTGGCGGGTACGATCGCTTATGAGATTGTGTGTGGGGTGCAGGCGGCTTATCGGTGTGGGATTGCCGGTTAG
- a CDS encoding glyoxalase superfamily protein, whose product MPTIETYRKQAKLFLRWHREGDYSIGERVRRLERYRSLTDQQVLALKFPLALAQEIVAVEAGYQRWADLKAATAGATRTPRAPSSQPFLKRVTPILFVRDVKTSAAFFQQKLGFEIDFLHGLPPFYGAVSRDGVCLHLRYVQQPFFAQAAAEEKSLIVVSIEVSNVQGLFKEFKSRDVEFAQKITRQAWGGTDFHVRDPDGNVLSFVTYS is encoded by the coding sequence ATGCCCACCATTGAAACCTACCGCAAGCAAGCCAAACTGTTCCTCCGCTGGCATCGCGAAGGAGACTACTCCATCGGCGAACGAGTACGCCGCCTCGAACGCTATCGGTCTCTGACCGACCAGCAAGTGCTGGCGCTCAAGTTCCCCCTTGCCCTGGCGCAGGAGATCGTCGCAGTCGAAGCTGGCTATCAAAGATGGGCCGATCTGAAAGCCGCAACCGCCGGAGCAACCCGGACTCCGCGCGCTCCATCCAGCCAGCCATTCCTCAAAAGGGTCACCCCCATCCTGTTCGTGCGCGACGTCAAGACAAGCGCCGCCTTCTTCCAACAGAAGCTGGGCTTCGAGATCGACTTCCTCCATGGCCTGCCTCCGTTTTACGGCGCAGTATCCCGAGATGGCGTCTGCCTGCACCTCCGCTACGTGCAGCAACCCTTCTTCGCGCAAGCCGCCGCCGAGGAGAAATCGCTGATCGTTGTCTCCATCGAAGTCTCAAACGTTCAAGGCTTATTCAAAGAGTTCAAGTCGCGGGATGTGGAGTTTGCTCAAAAGATCACCAGGCAAGCCTGGGGCGGAACTGATTTTCACGTGCGAGATCCCGACGGCAATGTCCTCTCCTTCGTTACATACAGTTGA
- a CDS encoding SGNH/GDSL hydrolase family protein has translation MNSRSVALHASLVAALTLPLVPLAGCNNDSASSNAAKQLAALQAQQAKNAGNFSNTVFLGDSLTAGFQSGSLLDITQVHGWAPVLAAQAGFNIVQPLIGYPGAPNVLQLVSLGPPPIIAPVTGTSKGRDNFATQVTDLAVPGALLNDVMNTVPEVNPAPGTQAQLNQLVLGFPGLGYGQANSQATFAVNAQPTTIFLWIGNNDALIADETGMPSSMTSVATFTSQYQALITELTTKAPAHLVIGNIPDVTKVPYLTPAALVLGEVSAETGLPTAVLSQVLGIVPGDLVNPTGTAEIPLILTGHQQGPISDSGVLSAAEIVTVQTQVAAFNQVIAAQAKAANATLVDINALFNQAFTNGVTINGYTGTSSFLGGIFALDGIHPTNVGYAVVANTFIDTMNTAISTKIPDVPLGPVAATDPFWPPNLATQVAPAARPRIMPANAGKAIAPILGKK, from the coding sequence ATGAATAGCCGTTCAGTTGCACTGCACGCCAGCCTAGTCGCAGCTCTCACTCTCCCCCTCGTCCCCCTCGCCGGTTGCAACAATGACAGCGCCAGCAGCAACGCCGCCAAGCAGCTCGCCGCCCTCCAGGCCCAGCAAGCAAAGAACGCAGGCAACTTCTCCAACACCGTCTTCCTCGGCGACTCCCTCACCGCAGGCTTCCAGAGCGGCTCCCTCCTCGACATCACCCAGGTCCACGGCTGGGCCCCCGTACTCGCCGCCCAGGCCGGATTCAACATCGTCCAGCCCCTCATCGGCTATCCAGGCGCGCCCAACGTCCTCCAGCTCGTCTCCCTCGGACCCCCGCCCATCATCGCTCCGGTCACCGGCACCTCCAAGGGCCGCGACAACTTCGCCACCCAGGTCACCGACCTCGCCGTCCCCGGAGCCCTGCTCAACGACGTCATGAACACCGTCCCCGAGGTCAATCCCGCACCCGGCACCCAGGCCCAGCTCAACCAGCTCGTCCTCGGCTTCCCCGGCCTCGGCTACGGACAGGCCAACAGTCAGGCCACCTTCGCCGTCAACGCCCAGCCCACCACCATCTTCCTCTGGATCGGCAACAACGACGCCCTCATCGCCGACGAGACCGGCATGCCCAGCAGTATGACCTCCGTCGCCACCTTCACCAGCCAGTACCAGGCCCTCATCACCGAACTCACCACCAAGGCCCCGGCCCATCTCGTCATCGGCAACATCCCCGACGTCACCAAGGTCCCCTACCTCACCCCGGCCGCCCTCGTCCTCGGAGAGGTCTCCGCCGAAACCGGCCTTCCCACCGCAGTCCTCAGCCAGGTCCTCGGCATCGTCCCCGGAGATCTCGTCAACCCCACCGGCACCGCCGAGATTCCGCTGATCCTCACCGGCCATCAACAAGGCCCCATCTCCGACTCCGGCGTCCTCTCCGCCGCCGAGATCGTCACCGTCCAAACCCAGGTCGCAGCCTTCAACCAGGTCATCGCCGCCCAGGCCAAAGCCGCCAACGCCACCCTGGTCGACATCAACGCCCTCTTCAACCAGGCCTTCACCAATGGCGTCACCATCAACGGCTACACCGGCACCTCCAGCTTCCTCGGCGGCATCTTCGCCCTCGACGGCATCCACCCCACCAACGTCGGATACGCCGTCGTAGCCAACACCTTCATCGACACCATGAACACCGCCATCAGCACCAAGATCCCCGACGTCCCGCTAGGCCCGGTCGCCGCCACCGATCCCTTCTGGCCACCCAACCTCGCCACCCAGGTAGCCCCCGCCGCCCGACCAAGAATCATGCCCGCCAACGCCGGCAAAGCCATAGCCCCCATCCTCGGAAAGAAATAG
- a CDS encoding IS1595 family transposase has product MPKTLIEAIKYFSEEQTCINAVAFLRWQDGSPICPKCNATQEKRNHYWLATQKRWKCHACRKQFSVKVGTIFEDSPIELSKWMCALWLLVNCKNGVSSYEISRDLDITQKSAWFVLQRLRFILKDVQVEKMGDSGTPVQIDESFIGGKPKNMHASRRRKLQIGMNGYAEKTAVFGMLETGTRQVRAQVVPNVKRITLQAAILDNVGFGSTVHTDKWAGYDGLATKEFVHETVNHMEEYVTAGGVNTQAIENFWSLLKRGLNGTYVAVEPMHLDRYLDEQMFRFNNRIGHNDGSRFVKALSQVVNRRLTYAELTGKEAGSQA; this is encoded by the coding sequence ATGCCGAAAACCCTAATCGAAGCCATCAAATACTTTTCCGAAGAGCAAACCTGCATCAATGCGGTTGCTTTTCTACGCTGGCAGGATGGCAGCCCTATTTGCCCGAAGTGCAATGCGACGCAGGAGAAGCGAAATCACTATTGGCTAGCGACGCAGAAGCGATGGAAGTGCCATGCTTGCCGCAAGCAATTCAGCGTGAAGGTAGGTACGATCTTCGAGGACAGCCCAATTGAGTTGAGCAAGTGGATGTGCGCTCTTTGGCTGCTCGTGAATTGTAAGAACGGTGTCAGTTCTTATGAGATTTCCCGAGATCTGGACATCACTCAAAAGAGTGCGTGGTTTGTCTTACAACGACTCCGTTTCATTCTCAAAGATGTGCAGGTGGAGAAGATGGGCGACTCCGGTACTCCCGTGCAGATAGACGAGTCCTTCATTGGCGGCAAGCCAAAGAACATGCACGCAAGCCGCCGCCGCAAGCTACAGATTGGCATGAACGGCTATGCAGAGAAGACCGCCGTTTTTGGAATGCTGGAGACTGGAACACGACAGGTACGCGCTCAGGTAGTACCAAACGTCAAGCGCATCACGCTACAGGCTGCGATTCTCGACAACGTCGGCTTCGGAAGCACGGTGCATACCGACAAGTGGGCCGGATACGATGGACTCGCCACTAAAGAGTTTGTGCACGAAACGGTGAATCACATGGAAGAGTATGTGACCGCTGGCGGCGTCAACACTCAGGCTATCGAGAATTTTTGGAGTTTACTAAAGCGGGGATTGAACGGAACGTATGTAGCGGTAGAGCCAATGCACCTTGACCGTTACTTGGATGAGCAAATGTTTCGCTTCAACAATCGCATTGGACACAATGATGGGAGCCGGTTCGTAAAGGCTCTGTCGCAGGTCGTAAACCGTCGTCTTACCTACGCTGAGTTGACGGGTAAGGAGGCAGGCTCACAAGCCTAA
- a CDS encoding IS1595 family transposase yields the protein MNLIDITKKFQSDAECFEFLEQQRWPDGVVRCVTCGNDKISRITRKTSATTKNKRAQIFQCLEKTCKQQFSCTSGTLYNDTRLPILTWFMAVEMVMTAKKGMSAVQVQRHLGIKSYQTAWHMVHRIREAMDMKGSPMTGTVEIDETYVGGRTKRRFSRASEPKAPKDVVVAMRERTYKSSKTAGRVRYFHVKDAKASSIGPILEANLADNVDRIYTDNAAVYDFAMNETLSKKHRSVNHSIQWVVPGSRIHTNTVESSFSLLKRGLIGSFHRVSTKHLQRYLNEFEYRFNERNSTQQFENCVAEMCATKPLTFRKLVSKPDLPF from the coding sequence ATGAACCTAATAGACATTACCAAGAAATTCCAGTCCGATGCTGAATGCTTTGAATTCCTTGAACAGCAGCGGTGGCCCGATGGTGTCGTTAGGTGTGTAACTTGTGGCAATGACAAGATCAGCCGCATCACCCGTAAGACCTCAGCTACCACTAAGAACAAACGTGCTCAGATATTCCAATGCCTAGAGAAGACTTGTAAGCAGCAGTTCTCTTGCACCTCTGGCACTCTCTACAACGATACTCGCCTACCGATCCTTACTTGGTTCATGGCTGTAGAGATGGTTATGACCGCAAAGAAAGGCATGAGTGCAGTACAGGTACAACGTCACCTAGGTATCAAGTCTTACCAGACAGCTTGGCACATGGTTCACCGTATCCGTGAGGCTATGGATATGAAAGGTTCTCCCATGACGGGAACGGTGGAGATTGACGAAACCTATGTCGGTGGCAGAACGAAGCGTAGGTTTAGTCGTGCCAGTGAGCCGAAAGCACCAAAGGATGTTGTTGTGGCTATGCGTGAGCGCACTTATAAGAGCAGCAAGACCGCTGGCCGCGTCCGCTACTTTCACGTGAAGGATGCCAAGGCTAGTTCGATTGGGCCGATCCTAGAGGCCAACCTTGCTGACAACGTAGACCGTATCTACACCGACAACGCTGCTGTCTATGACTTCGCAATGAATGAAACCTTGAGCAAGAAACACCGCTCAGTCAACCACTCTATTCAGTGGGTAGTTCCAGGTTCTCGCATCCACACCAACACAGTAGAGTCTTCGTTCTCACTTCTGAAGCGTGGTCTGATTGGCAGCTTCCACCGTGTTTCCACCAAACACCTGCAACGCTACCTGAATGAGTTTGAGTACCGCTTCAATGAGCGCAACTCTACCCAACAGTTTGAGAACTGTGTAGCTGAGATGTGTGCAACCAAGCCACTCACTTTTCGCAAACTGGTTTCGAAGCCTGATCTACCTTTTTAG
- the hpnI gene encoding bacteriohopanetetrol glucosamine biosynthesis glycosyltransferase HpnI, translating into MAIFIEVITTLLTLAGLAYLLLVLWGTRDFAHYWRRKSVDAGFAPDVTILKPVKGVDQRMYAGLVSHCRQEYAGRFEIVFGVSSLDDPAVGEIERLQAEFPGCAIRLVECRERLGTSGKVSNLVQMLREAQYEYVVINDSDIRVSAQYLTRVMQCFSDAKVGMVTAPYIGRTAEGGAVWSRLEALGISTDFLPGVLTARRLEGGIHFGLGSTLATSKSVLAKAGGLESLTEYLADDYEMGARIAGAGYRVELSNEVVETTVPEYHFGGFKDHQLRWARSTRDSRKLGYLGLGITYAVPWAVMTCVASGLALWSFSLLSVVLLARVAVALSVGVGVLGDEQVLRDLWLLPLRDFFGLGFWMWSFAGDTVVWRGELFALRDGRITPVHPVGS; encoded by the coding sequence ATGGCCATCTTCATTGAGGTGATCACGACGCTGTTGACCCTTGCGGGTCTCGCTTATTTGTTGCTGGTGCTGTGGGGGACGCGGGATTTTGCGCACTACTGGCGGCGTAAGAGCGTCGATGCCGGGTTTGCGCCGGACGTTACGATTTTGAAGCCGGTGAAGGGTGTGGACCAGCGGATGTATGCCGGGCTGGTGAGCCACTGCCGGCAGGAGTATGCAGGGCGCTTCGAGATTGTGTTTGGCGTGAGCAGCCTGGATGATCCGGCGGTGGGCGAGATCGAGCGGCTGCAGGCGGAGTTTCCCGGGTGTGCGATCCGGCTGGTGGAGTGCCGGGAGCGGCTGGGGACGTCGGGCAAGGTGAGCAATCTGGTGCAGATGCTGCGCGAGGCTCAGTATGAGTATGTGGTGATCAATGACAGCGATATTCGGGTGTCGGCGCAGTATCTGACGCGGGTGATGCAGTGTTTTTCGGATGCGAAGGTGGGGATGGTGACGGCTCCTTATATTGGGCGGACGGCCGAGGGTGGGGCGGTGTGGTCGCGGCTGGAGGCGCTGGGGATCTCGACGGATTTTCTGCCTGGGGTGCTGACGGCGCGGAGGCTGGAGGGCGGGATTCACTTTGGGTTGGGGTCGACGCTGGCTACCAGCAAGAGCGTGCTGGCGAAGGCAGGTGGGCTGGAGTCGCTGACGGAGTATCTGGCTGACGATTATGAGATGGGCGCGCGGATCGCCGGGGCGGGGTACCGGGTGGAGCTTTCGAACGAGGTGGTGGAGACGACGGTGCCGGAGTATCACTTTGGCGGGTTCAAGGACCATCAGCTGCGGTGGGCGCGATCGACGCGGGACTCGCGCAAGCTGGGCTACCTTGGGCTGGGGATTACGTATGCGGTGCCGTGGGCGGTGATGACCTGCGTGGCGAGCGGGCTGGCGCTGTGGAGCTTTTCTTTGCTGAGTGTTGTGTTGCTGGCTCGGGTGGCGGTGGCGCTTTCGGTGGGTGTGGGTGTGCTGGGCGATGAGCAGGTGCTGCGCGACCTTTGGCTGCTGCCGCTGCGGGATTTTTTTGGGTTGGGTTTCTGGATGTGGAGCTTTGCCGGGGATACGGTGGTGTGGCGCGGGGAGCTGTTTGCGCTGCGGGATGGACGGATTACTCCTGTGCATCCTGTCGGCTCTTAG
- a CDS encoding ABC transporter permease encodes MRIADTKETVVMALDTLRANKLRSGLTILGIVIGVMTVIIISSVINGLNSSVSGLVESLGTNVIWVFRFPVIGVRPTTEMLTRKQLTYEDAMAMKELPHVVAVTPGLQYRDKSGVEGTVAVKYGAKIMEGTTLEGDTASVKDVYELNLKDGRFFNESDVERAANVVVLGIDTADGLFGATNPVGEEVAIAGMTFTVVGVMEKQKQAFGGGKNPEDNKAFFPVTTFHKIHPEILDYWISLKFDDQKNKTLVQDELEELLRRRRKVKNEAADNFAIFGTDSLTRLWTTITGGLFLLLFALSSVALLVGGVGVMNIMLVSVTERTREIGVRKAIGASKQTILAQFTLEAITLCAVGGVIGVLIGSAIALVLHLFFPSMLSALWVALAFGCSCGIGLLFGIYPAWKAANLNPIEALRYE; translated from the coding sequence ATGCGGATCGCCGATACGAAAGAAACGGTAGTGATGGCTCTGGATACGCTGCGGGCGAATAAGCTGCGCAGCGGGCTGACGATTCTGGGAATTGTGATTGGTGTGATGACGGTGATTATCATCTCGTCGGTGATTAACGGATTGAACTCGAGTGTGTCTGGCCTGGTGGAGTCGCTGGGGACGAATGTGATCTGGGTCTTCCGGTTTCCGGTGATTGGGGTGCGGCCTACGACGGAGATGTTGACGCGGAAGCAGTTGACCTATGAGGACGCGATGGCGATGAAGGAGCTGCCGCATGTGGTGGCGGTGACGCCTGGATTGCAGTATCGGGACAAGAGCGGGGTGGAGGGTACGGTCGCGGTGAAATACGGCGCGAAGATTATGGAGGGGACGACGCTGGAGGGGGACACGGCGAGCGTGAAGGATGTGTATGAGCTGAACTTGAAGGATGGCCGCTTCTTTAACGAGAGCGACGTGGAGCGGGCGGCGAACGTTGTCGTGCTGGGGATCGATACGGCGGACGGGCTGTTTGGCGCGACGAATCCGGTGGGCGAGGAGGTGGCCATTGCGGGCATGACGTTTACCGTCGTGGGGGTGATGGAAAAACAGAAACAGGCGTTTGGGGGAGGCAAGAATCCTGAGGACAACAAGGCGTTCTTCCCTGTGACCACGTTCCATAAGATCCACCCGGAGATACTGGATTACTGGATCAGCCTGAAGTTTGATGACCAAAAGAACAAGACGCTGGTGCAGGATGAGCTGGAGGAGCTGCTGCGGCGCAGGCGGAAGGTGAAGAACGAGGCGGCGGACAACTTCGCGATCTTTGGAACCGATTCGCTGACTCGTCTCTGGACGACGATCACGGGTGGCCTGTTTTTACTGCTGTTTGCTCTCTCGAGCGTGGCGTTGCTGGTGGGAGGCGTCGGCGTCATGAATATTATGCTGGTCAGCGTGACGGAGCGAACGCGGGAGATCGGGGTGCGCAAGGCAATCGGCGCGAGTAAGCAGACCATCCTCGCGCAGTTCACCCTGGAGGCCATTACGCTGTGCGCTGTCGGCGGCGTGATTGGCGTGCTGATCGGCAGTGCGATCGCTCTGGTGCTACACCTCTTCTTTCCCTCGATGCTATCGGCGTTATGGGTTGCTTTGGCCTTCGGCTGCTCGTGCGGGATTGGACTTCTCTTCGGCATCTATCCGGCGTGGAAGGCGGCGAATCTGAATCCTATCGAGGCCTTGCGGTATGAGTAA
- a CDS encoding ABC transporter permease encodes MEFKEAVKIALQSLWANKLRSVLTLLGVVIGVASVIAVVTLVNGANTYVTTKFASYGADVFTVSKMPQIITSPEDYQRYQKRKDILYPDFQYVAANCRHCIGIGAQQAVIGKIVRGTESTTDTNIRGYTWQMPSLQNLNIMQGRGFTEADQEHASHVAIIGTDIEDHLFAGMDPLGQELRVDGTPYTVIGISEKQGSTFGASQDNWVAVPLTAFQKSYGTAKTLTIYVKAGAAGPVLETAADEVRVLVRSSRHDAPGAEDSFELDTNNTLVGFFSIVTRSFGAVAGAVALISLVVGGIVIMNIMLVSVTERTREIGIRKALGARPKDILMQFLIESGTMALVGGVFGVIGGILVAQVITILAGFPSTIALWSVIAGLVMATGTGIFFGVYPARKAAQLDPIVALRSE; translated from the coding sequence ATGGAATTCAAAGAGGCCGTAAAGATCGCGCTGCAGTCGCTCTGGGCGAACAAGCTTCGCTCAGTGCTGACCCTGCTCGGCGTTGTTATCGGCGTGGCCAGCGTGATTGCGGTGGTGACGCTGGTCAACGGCGCGAACACCTATGTCACCACAAAGTTCGCCAGCTACGGCGCAGATGTCTTCACCGTCTCGAAGATGCCTCAGATCATTACCAGCCCTGAGGACTACCAGCGGTATCAGAAGCGCAAGGACATCCTCTACCCCGACTTTCAGTATGTGGCGGCGAACTGCAGGCACTGCATCGGGATTGGCGCGCAGCAGGCGGTGATAGGGAAGATCGTGCGCGGGACCGAGTCCACGACCGATACCAACATCCGGGGGTATACGTGGCAGATGCCATCGTTGCAGAACCTGAATATCATGCAGGGGCGCGGGTTCACGGAGGCGGACCAGGAGCATGCCTCGCATGTGGCGATCATCGGGACCGATATTGAGGACCATCTTTTTGCGGGAATGGATCCGCTGGGACAGGAGTTGCGGGTGGACGGCACTCCATACACGGTGATTGGGATCAGCGAGAAACAGGGGAGCACGTTTGGTGCGAGCCAGGACAACTGGGTGGCCGTGCCGCTGACGGCGTTTCAGAAGAGCTATGGAACGGCGAAGACGCTGACGATTTATGTGAAGGCGGGCGCGGCTGGACCGGTGCTGGAGACGGCGGCGGACGAGGTGAGGGTTCTGGTGCGATCGAGCCGGCATGACGCTCCGGGAGCCGAGGATTCGTTTGAGCTGGATACGAACAATACGCTGGTGGGATTCTTCAGCATCGTGACGCGGTCGTTTGGGGCGGTGGCCGGGGCGGTGGCGCTGATCTCGCTGGTGGTCGGCGGCATCGTCATTATGAACATCATGCTGGTGAGCGTGACGGAGCGGACGCGCGAGATCGGCATCCGCAAGGCTCTGGGCGCGCGTCCAAAGGACATCCTGATGCAGTTTTTGATCGAGTCGGGGACGATGGCGCTGGTGGGCGGAGTCTTCGGCGTGATCGGGGGGATCCTGGTGGCGCAGGTGATTACGATTCTGGCCGGGTTTCCTTCGACGATTGCGCTGTGGAGCGTCATTGCCGGGCTGGTGATGGCTACAGGTACGGGAATCTTCTTCGGGGTCTATCCGGCGCGAAAGGCGGCGCAACTGGATCCGATCGTGGCGCTGAGGTCGGAGTGA